Proteins from one Salvelinus sp. IW2-2015 linkage group LG9, ASM291031v2, whole genome shotgun sequence genomic window:
- the LOC111968512 gene encoding LOW QUALITY PROTEIN: neuronal PAS domain-containing protein 3-like (The sequence of the model RefSeq protein was modified relative to this genomic sequence to represent the inferred CDS: inserted 2 bases in 1 codon) translates to MSSSLQVELTGSSVFDYVHPGDHVEMAEQLGMKLPPGRGLLSQGTATEDGASSASSSSHAETPEPVESTSPSCFPDNTLERGSFFIRMSXTLTKRGVHIKSSGYKVIHVTGRLRIRMALTHSRSVPIQIMGMVVVAHALPPPTINEVRIDCQMFVTRVNMDLNIVYCENRISDYMDLTPLDIVGKRCYQFIHAEDVEGIRHSHLDLINKGQCVTKYYRWIQKNGGYIWIQSSATIAINAKNANEKNIIWVNYVLSNPEYKDTPMDIAQLPNLPEKASESSETSDSESESKENSEDNENSKSDGKGNQTENSEDPETDSKKQQQGQSSSEQEMRRQEEGDSSSNPESQESEDDLEPSDCELETKESRLGRLGGLHIKVEHYGDRDGRVELHNSPSSSEEEEDDDEDDDDDDDDSIKDCDRATEMLAAPAASKQQKRKKRRKKQKWDGSRSRRLRLSSATTSPGIMNHPTLGGDAALLLPPSPASASVLKIKTEMSEPINFDNDSSIWNYPPNREISRNESPYSMTKHVPTHDTFPSPQPGSLQVSIPDSVLTPPGTEGGGGGGGTRKGVPPSFNGNSSAPSSASSVASLAPPSSSGSSSDPLSPPLSASPRDKQQGQGTPTASNSSSSLLYTSDLEALQRLQAGNVVLPLVHRVTGTLATTSTAASRVYTTGTIRYAPADVTLAMQAGANLLPNNVAHAMNFVDVNGSPGFGIDPKTPMEMLYHHVHRLNMAGPFGGAVSGASLTQMPATNVFTTAEGLFSTLPFPVYSNGIHNTQTLERKED, encoded by the exons TTGAGTCCACCAGCCCCAGCTGCTTCCCAGACAACACTCTAGAGCGCGGCTCCTTCTTCATCCGTATGAG CACACTGACCAAGAGAGGTGTCCACATCAAGTCTTCAGGctataag GTGATCCATGTTACAGGCAGGCTGAGAATCCGGATGGCATTGACCCACAGTCGGTCGGTACCCATTCAGATCAtgggcatggtggtggtagcCCACGCCCTCCCCCCTCCCACCATCAACGAGGTGCGCATAGACTGCCAAATGTTTGTCACCCGGGTCAACATGGACCTCAACATTGTCTACTGCGAGAATAG AATTAGCGACTACATGGACCTGACGCCATTGGACATCGTAGGGAAGAGGTGTTACCAGTTCATTCATGCGGAGGACGTGGAGGGCATCCGACACAGCCATTTAGACT tGATAAACAAGGGACAGTGTGTGACCAAGTACTACCGCTGGATCCAGAAGAACGGTGGGTACATCTGGATCCAGTCCAGTGCCACCATCGCCATCAATGCCAAGAACGCCAATGAAAAGAACATAATCTGGGTCAACTACGTACTCAG TAATCCAGAGTACAAGGACACGCCCATGGACATCGCCCAGCTGCCCAACCTTCCAGAGAAAGCCTCTGAGTCTTCAGAGACTTCCGACTCCGAGTCCGAGTCCAAAGAGAACTCTG AAGACAACGAGAACTCAAAGTCGGACGGAAAGGGGAACCAGACTGAGAACAGCGAGGACCCGGAGACAGACAGTAAAAAGCAGCAGCAGGGCCAGTCGTCCTCAGAGCAGGAGATGAGGCGTCAGGAGGAGGGAGACAGCTCCTCCAACCCAGAGAGCCAGGAGAGCGAGGATGACCTGGAGCCCAGCGACTGCGAGCTGGAGACCAAGGAGAGCAGACTAGGCCGACTGGGGGGCCTGCACATCAAGGTGGAGCACTACGGAGATAGAGATGGAAGAGTAGAGCTGCACAACTCGCCGTCCTCctctgaagaagaggaagatgatgatgaggacgatgatgatgatgatgacgacagCATTAAAGACTGTGACAGGGCCACTGAGATGCTCGCCGCCCCCGCCGCCAGCAAGCAGCAGAAGCGtaagaagaggaggaaaaagcAGAAGTGGGACGGTAGTCGTTCTAGACGCCTGCGCCTCTCCTCTGCCACCACCAGCCCTGGCATCATGAACCACCCCACCCTGGGGGGGGACGCCGCCCTCCTGctgcccccctcccctgccagtgCATCCGTGCTCAAGATCAAAACAGAAATGTCCGAGCCCATCAACTTCGACAACGACAGCAGCATCTGGAACTACCCTCCCAACAGGGAGATCTCCAGGAATGAGTCCCCCTACAGCATGACGAAGCACGTCCCAACCCACGACACCTTTCCCTCCCCACAGCCTGGCAGTCTGCAGGTCTCCATCCCAGACTCAGTGCTCACTCCCCCAGGAACAGAGGGAGGCGGCGGGGGTGGAGGAACCAGGAAGGGCGTTCCTCCCTCCTTCAACGGTAACAGCAGCGCCCCCTCCTCGGCCTCCAGCGTGGCCAGCCTGGCCCCTCCCTCCAGCTCTGGCTCCTCCTCCGACCCCCTGTCCCCACCCCTCTCAGCCTCGCCGCGCGACAAGCAGCAGGGTCAGGGCACCCCCACCgcctccaactcctcctcctccctgctgtaCACCAGCGACCTGGAGGCCCTGCAGAGGTTGCAGGCTGGGAACGTGGTGCTTCCTCTGGTCCACCGGGTCACCGGCACCCTCGCCACGACCAGCACTGCCGCCTCCCGGGTGTACACCACTGGCACCATCCGCTATGCCCCCGCCGACGTCACCTTGGCCATGCAGGCAGGCGCCAACCTGTTGCCCAACAACGTTGCCCACGCTATGAACTTTGTGGATGTCAACGGTAGCCCCGGCTTCGGCATCGACCCCAAGACGCCCATGGAGATGCTGTATCATCACGTCCACCGGCTCAACATGGCTGGCCCCTTTGGCGGTGCCGTGTCCGGCGCCAGCCTCACCCAGATGCCAGCAACCAATGTATTCACCACGGCAGAGGGACTATTCTCTACTCTTCCATTCCCTGTCTACAGTAACGggatacacaacacacaaactctGGAGCGCAAAGAAGATTAA